In a single window of the Rhizoctonia solani chromosome 16, complete sequence genome:
- a CDS encoding peptidyl-Lys metalloendopeptidase, with protein MRTFFATALASAAIIGVSASPGLSLSLVTPESVSDIEDFSVTAIVKNTGNETLKLLKDPRGVLSSARTHTFSVANEKGSPQFTGMFVKYSPDAIVKNNAASFTILEPGQSFEITHSLAGVYNFTNTGAGNFKLDTVSNVFEYVDASGNLATIEAATQSKKVGVSGKLVSTRGLPKVEARSLGKRAYVGCNSNQQSLIATAAKSANEYVKEASSYLSGVNSGTNRYTTWFGAYTTERASTVSSHFSSIGTDATSVTFDCSTCTVDAFAYVYADDSTRVYLCRSFWEAPNTGTDSRAGAIVHELSHFTVNGGTEDYAYGHNLAKNLAKSNPAQAVMNADSHEYFAENTPALS; from the exons ATGCGCACTTTCTTTGCTACCGCTCTCGCCTCTGCTGCTATCATCGGTGTTTCTGCCTCTCCAGGCCTCTCGTTATCCCTTGTGACTCCTGAATCCGTCTCGGATATCGAGGACTTTTCTGTGACTGCCATAGTTAAAAACACTGGTAACGAGACCCTTAAGTTGCTCAAGGATCCTCGCGGTGTGCTTTCCTCTGCGAGAACCCACACATTCAGTGTCGCAAACGAAAAGGGATCCCCTCAGTTTACTGGGATGTTCGTCAAATA TTCCCCTGATGCCATTGTAAAAAACAATGCGGCTAGTTTTACTATTCTGGAGCCTGGCCAAAGCTTTGAAATCACCCACAGCCTTGCAGGCGTCTACAACTTTACTAACACTGGTGCCGGGAACTTCAAG CTTGATACAGTGTCCAATGTCTTCGAGTACGTCGACGCTTCGGGCAACCTTGCTACGATCGAGGCCGCGACCCAGTCGAAAAAGGTCGGAGTCAGTGGCAAACTTGTATCCACTCGC GGCCTTCCTAAAGTTGAAGCTCGCTCTCTTGGAAAGCGTGCATACGTTGGTTGCAATTCAAACCAACAGTCCCTAATTGCTACCGCTGCGAAATCCGCCAATGAATACGTGAAGGAGGCTAGCTCTTATCTCAGCGGTGTTAACTCTGGGACTAATCGATACACTACTTGGTTCGGTGCTTACACCACTGAGCGTGCTTCGACAGTCAGTTCTCACTTCTCATCTATCGGCACCGACGCTACCAGTGTCACATTTGACTGCTCTACCTGTACTGTCGATGCTTTTGCATACGTATATGCCGATGATTCTACCCGGGTTTATCTGTGCAGGTCTTTCTGGGAAGCTCCAAA CACTGGAACCGACTCGCGAGCTGGAGCTATTGTCCATGAGCTTTCACACTTTACTGTCAACGGTGGCACGGAGGACTATGCATACGGACACAACCTTGCCAAGAACCTCGCAAAATCAAACCCTGCGCAGGCTGTTATGAATGCTGATAGTCACGAATACTTTGCCGAAAATACCCCTGCTCTTTCTTGA
- a CDS encoding U1 snRNP-associated protein yields MGRLAEMQRKLLEQMMGPEAMGAVNANLQWFDEKVCRNFLCGTCPHALFTNTKMDLGPCPKSHTERLKTDFNEAREKNPSDPRFDQFQREYEANISSFVEECDRRIRAAHRRLEKTPEENAKTTNLMREIGEIELAIQGGTEKIESLGEEGKVEESMKELEAVEALKAEKTEKERELQQLTDTSGASGHQKLRVCDVCGAYLSVLDSDRRLADHFGGKMHLGYFELRKMLDELKQRRSQGGRGPMGPPPVPASAPSGPGASAPDGPRDRGYDRDRDRDRDRDHRDGHRDRDRDHHSSRYDRDRDREHRDRDPRRGDRDRSRSPRRRY; encoded by the exons ATGGGTCGACTCGCGGAAATGCAGCGTAAGCTGCTAGAA CAAATGATGGGGCCAGAGGCAATGGGAGCGGTCAATGCCAACTTGCAGTGGTTCGACGAGAAAGTTTGTAGGAATTTCTTGTGTGGCACTTGCCCTCATGCTTTGTTTACAAACACG AAAATGGACCTGGGTCCCTGTCCCAAATCCCACACTGAGCGTCTCAAAACAGACTTTAACGAAGCTCGCGAAAAGAATCCGAGCGACCCGAGATTCGACCAGTTCCAGCGCGAATATGAGGCTAATATTTCATCATTCGTCGAGGAATGCGACCGCCGTATCCGGGCTGCGCACCGACGCCTAGAGAAAACACCAGAAGAGAACGCAAAGACCACAAACTTG ATGCGTGAAATTGGTGAAATTGAACTTGCTATTCAAGGTGGCACAGAAAAAATCGAGAGTCTTG GTGAGGAGGGCAAGGTCGAAGAGTCCATGAAGGAATTGGAGGCCGTCGAAGCTCTAAAGGCTGAAAAGACCGAGAAGGAG CGAGAACTACAACAACTCACCGACACTTCCGGAGCTTCCGGTCACCAAAAATTGCGTGTCTGCGACGTCTGCGGTGCATATCTCTCTGTACTCGACTCGGATCGTCGTCTCGCCGACCATTTCGGTGGCAAG ATGCACTTGGGATACTTTGAATTGCGCAAAATGCTCGACGAGCTTAAGCAACGGAGAAGTCAGGGTGGACGCGGCCCAATGGGTCCTCCACCAGTTCCTGCGTCCGCGCCTTCCGGACCTGGTGCTTCTGCTCCAGATGGTCCTCGCGACCGGGGGTACGATAGGGACAGAGATCGTGATCGTGATCGCGACCACCGCGATGGTCACCGTGATCGTGACCGAGACCATCATTCATCACGCTATGA CCGAGACCGTGATCGCGAACACCGTGACAGAGACCCCAGGCGAGGCGACCGAGATAGGTCTCGTTCTCCTCGGCGTCGCTACTAA
- a CDS encoding transport protein — MSSEASNLLEVAIGSAEASISVLLVLGFGYYAQYAGWVNDQGEKQISHLCVTVFLPALLFTQIGPHATPHNLIDYGIIVLLSIFAMVVSYIAGIASRRVFKSPKWTIAAFIFNNATSLPLLLLDSLEKTGTIGIIIGKGGGSVSDAVTRGRTYLLIAALVGNVGRFALGPDIMGPKNNDHSDFPGDLSATFRPVPTEETTPLLSTARVHNTASRTWTTIKEYGKRTWEWIVDSMNPPLVAAAIAIVFGLISPLRHAFFSKGEPLNATITQSVNYLGKLYTALQMFVLGSKLRSKSGDKLPILSTSVLFIHRFIIMPAIMISIVYFLRSTWPSYVERDPMLDFVLSIVGIGPPAITLSAISEMAELESREDAQVSRLLMLSYIVTPFICVPISASVYVIGLLGLANN; from the exons ATGTCGAGCGAAGCATCGAATCTTCTCGAAGTTGCGATTGGATCGGCTGAG GCGTCGATCTCTGTACTCCTTGTACTGGGGTTTGGATATTACGCCCAGTATGCGGGCTGGGTCAACGATCAAGGAGAAAAG CAAATATCACATCTTTGCGTGACCGTATTCCTCCCTGCTTTACTGTTCACGCAAATAGGTCCCCACGCTACCCCGCATAACCTCATAGATTATGGCATTATTGTCCTGCTGTCCATCTTTGCCATGGTAGTTTCGTATATCGCCGGCATCGCCTCTCGGCGCGTTTTCAAATCTCCGAAGTGGACCATAGCGGCATTCATCTTCAATAACGCTACGAGTCTCCCTCTGCTCCTCCTGGACAGTCTGGAGAAGACTGGTACGATAGGTATTATTATCGGAAAGGGCGGTGGAAGTGTTTCAGATGCAGTAACTCGTGGACGTACGTACCTACTTATTGCTGCTCTAGTCGGAAATGTAGG TCGGTTCGCTCTAGGCCCGGATATTATGGGCCCCAAGAACAACGACCATTCCGATTTCCCCGGCGACCTATCCGCCACATTCCGACCTGTTCCAACGGAAGAGACCACCCCTCTGTTGTCGACTGCACGGGTGCACAACACTGCCTCTCGAACTTGGACAACCATCAAGGAATATGGCAAGAGGACCTGGGAATGGATCGTGGATTCAATGAACCCGCCATTGGTTGCTGCAGCTATTGCTATAGTCTTCGGGTTGATTTCTCCCTTGCGTCATGCATTCTTTAGCAAGGGTGAGCCTCTGAATGCCACTATCACCCAAAGTGTAAATTATCTCGGAAAGTTGTATACTG CTCTGCAAATGTTTGTACTTGGTAGCAAGTTACGCTCCAAATC TGGTGATAAACTACCAATACTATCAACTTCCGTTCTCTTCATCCATCGATTTATTATCATGCCGGCGATCATGATCAGTATCGTTTATTTCCTCCGCTCTACCTGGCCGTCTTACGTCGAGCGAGACCCCATGCTT GATTTCGTCCTGTCTATCGTTGGGATTGGCCCACCAGCCATAACATTGTCAGCG ATTTCTGAAATGGCCGAGTTAGAATCGCGCGAAGATGCCCAAGTGTCTCGATTG CTCATGCTATCGTATATTGTGACCCCGTTCATCTGTGTGCCTATTTCGGCCTCCGTATACGTGATTGGGCTTTTGGGGCTCGCAAACAATTAA
- a CDS encoding tyrosinase, which translates to MKFATAFSLSVLATFVAAAEPAQTCSSLEVRREWRTFSKAERKGWIDAVNCLNKKPRNGKLRPPVDTASYADAKFHIAPLNESSTYYDDLVYIHMNLNPIIHWTGLFLPWHRAYLHEWTNILRKECSYQGVVPYWAWEKGESEHWWSGGMAAYRLHSDADDFLGSPLWDNDTESGLGGYSDDASDDYTIHTGALDIEVAYPVPHKLRRHYIPEPFSPGVLATSTFTPAEVEKLLNQPIGNFTLFHGYLEQLVGMHSAIHLMMGGDMGTICPAGSSGTSNCPVERAATFSSNEPIFHLHHGNVDRLWWLWQEKNAANKYAFHGGSIQNTSSLNEFPNGQPPWLTTSAVLPGGGLWPDYTIDQTFDTRSWPWCYVYE; encoded by the exons ATGAAGTTCGCTACCGCTTTCAGCCTTTCTGTTCTGGCGACGTTTGTCGCTGCTGCAGAGCCTGCTCAGACATGCTCCTCGCTTGAAGTCCGCAGGGAATGGCGTACGTTCAGCAAGGCCGAGCGCAAGGGCTGGATTGACGCTGTCAAC TGCCTCAACAAAAAGCCTCGTAATGGGAAGCTTCGCCCGCCAGTCGATACTGCTAGCTACGCGGATGCCAAGTTCCAT ATCGCGCCGCTCAACGAAAGCTCTACTTACTACGACGATTTAGTCTATAT TCATATGAACCTCAACC CTATCATTCACTGGACTGGACTATTCTTACCATGGCACCG TGCTTACCTGCACGAATGGACCAACATTCTCCGGAAAGAATGCAGCTATCAAGGAGTAGTGCCAT ACTGGG CATGGGAAAAAGGTGAGTCTGAGCACTGGTGGAGTGGTGGCATGGCGGCTTACAGGCTTCATTCAGACGCCGATGACTTTTTGGGAAGCCCGCTGTGGGATAATGATACAGAATCTGGACTCGGAGGTTACAGCGATGATGCTAGCGA CGACTATACCATTCATACTGGAGCACTTGATATCGAAGTCGCATACCCTGT CCCTCATAAACTCCGCCGTCACTACATCCCCGAACCCTTCAGCCCGGGCGTCCTGGCGACTTCGACTTTCACGCCTGCCGAGGTTGAAAAGCTTCTCAATCAACCGATAGGTAATTTCACACTATTCCACGGTTATCTCGAGCAGCTTGTTGGCATGCACAGCGCGATTCATCTTATGATGGGAGG GGACATGGGTACAATCTGTCCTGCTGGCTCCTCCGGAACCAGCAACTGTCCAGTAGAACGTGCTGCCACATTCTCATCCAACGAG CCTATCTTCCATTTGCACCATGGC AACGTCGACCGTCTCTGGTGGCTCTGGCAAGAGAAGAATGCTGCTAACAAGTATGCTTTCCATGGAGGGTCTATTCAG AATACATCTTCCCTGAACGAGTTCCCCAACGGACAGCCCCCCTGGTTGACCACGAGTGCCGTCCTTCCCGGAGGTG GACTGTGGCCCGATTACACCATTGATCAGACCTTTGACACTCGCAGCTGGCCCTGGTGCTATGTCTACGAGTAA
- a CDS encoding vacuolar-sorting protein SNF7: MSISDFLINLPEYKSNSQRLQSLYSDLNRQRLSNPAGYSANIEWWRRTLSEVTARGLQPAGVLVLRADTVLVDSFRWDKVGKPLGVGYAITSLSTPATSCAASAPFIPLKRFLELSGSIYLPESGLAYRVVSTLLGRPLWWGLQQAGLVGDDIRESWGDFVVLANVEAAAKKVIDYQGSKGAIGPASALYTFASFRQTFGDLAAQHSGATLSEADVRVLVKHLERDRNCIVVDRQVDVIKFVEEGSSGREGITSVDKGILEMSVTLTKLQEQVDEIQKRIEERSEKISALLRKKQKELALSMLRSRKELEALLKLRLGALETVQTALMKIETAAGDIAIMKAYETSTATLKELLADPRLQREPYRPDDGNMADALADHKEVEEAIALGGLPSDPTEDEELARELQELVEENEREAQEQEVERKREEKTISDLERLTVHTPQPVAEKEKKEEPMLAEA, translated from the exons ATGTCAATATCCGACTTTCTCATAAACCTTCCTGAATACAAGTCCAACTCACAAAGACTACAATCACTCTATTCAGACCTCAACCGACAACGGCTTTCCAACCCTGCAGGATATTCGGCAAATATAGAATGGTGGAGGCGTACCTTATCAGAAGTAACTGCCCGTGGCCTCCAACCAGCAGGTGTCTTGGTGCTTAGAGCAGACACAGTACTGGTTGATTCATTCAGATGGGATAAAGTCGGAAAACCATTGGGTGTGGGGTATGCAATT ACGTCTTTATCGACACCTGCCACTTCGTGTGCTGCCTCGGCTCCATTCATTCCTCTCAAGCGTTTTCTGGAACTGTCTGGTTCGATATACCTCCCGGAGTCGGGCCTTGCGTACCGTGTAGTATCGACTCTGTTGGGCCGACCTCTCTGGTGGGGACTTCAACAAGCTGGGCTCGTCGGGGACGATATTCGAGAATCATGGGGCGATTTTGTTGTATTGGCCAATGTAGAG GCAGCGGCTAAAAAAGTTATCGATTATCAAGGCTCAAAGGGTGCGATAGGTCCTGCATCGGCTCTGTATACATTTGCCAGCTTCCGACAAACGTTTGGTGACCTTGCTGCTCAGCATTCTGGCGCCACGTTGTCTGAAGCTGACGTTCGTGTGCTGGTCAAGCATCTAGAGCGAGACCGTAACTGTATAGTTGTTGATCGGCAGGTGGATGTTATCAAGTTTGTGGAAGAAGGGTCTTCCGGACGAGAGGGTATCACCAGTGTCGATAAAGGTATTCTTGAGATGAGTGTTACGTTGACCAAGCTTCAGGAGCAAGTGGATGAAATCCAGAAGCGGATTGAAGA ACGCTCGGAAAAGATTAGTGCTCTCCTGCGCAAGAAACAGAAAGAGTTGGCTTTGTCAATGCTACGCTCGCGAAAGGAACTGGAGGCACTGCTGAAGCTTCGATTGGGCGCACTGGAAACGGTACAAACTGCATTAATGAAAATTGAAACCGCAGCGGGAGATATTGCA ATCATGAAAGCGTATGAAACCTCGACAGCAACTCTCAAGGAGCTTCTTGCCGATCCACGTCTTCAACGCGAACCATATCGACCAGACGATGGAAACATGGCCGACGCCCTGGCAGACCACAAGGAGGTCGAAGAGGCTATTGCTCTTGGGGGCTTACCCTCAGATCCTACCGAAGACGAAGAACTAGCGCGCGAGCTACAAGAACTTGTTGAGGAGAACGAGCGTGAAGCACAAGAACAGGAGGTTGAACGAAAGAGAGAGGAAAAGACTATCTCCGACCTGGAGAGGCTCACCGTTCATACCCCACAGCCGGTCgcagaaaaggaaaagaaagagGAGCCTATGCTTGCTGAAGCTTGA